One Pseudoalteromonas rubra genomic window, TCACGCTGCCCCTGCAAGTATCTGGTGCTGACATTTACGGCCTGGATGCCGTGGTGAGCCTGAGTGATACCACCAAAGCCCGCATTTCTGGCGGGGAATATGGCGAGTTTCTGCCTTCGGATGAACGTTTATCCGTGCCCATGGGTATCAGTGACAATCAATGGGATGGTGCACTGGCGCTGATGGCCCCGGCCACCGCCAAATCGGGCGAAGGTAACTTTGCCACTGTCACCCTGATTGCCGAGCAAGCCGGGTCGGTGAACCTCACCTTGCAAGCACAAATGACCGACCAGCAAGGCAACTACCTGCTCCAGGATAATACCGACTATACATTGACCATCCAAGAATCCGTGACTTTGACCGGCAATGTTGCCGACTTAGGCATTGCTGGTGACTTTATATACGTCACCCTCACTATCAACGGACAGCGTGTCACCATTAATCCCGATGGCAGCTTTTCCGTGCGCGTCGGCCTGGGCGAGGTCACTATGTCTCTGAGTGCACCGGGCCACCTTACGGCCGAGAAACAAGTCACGCTGGCTGCGGGTCAGGCTGATATCGACTTTGGTCAGATTAACCTCGTCGGCGGTGACAGTAATGGCGATAACCTCATCGACATTGCTGACCTGACTCAGTTACTGGGTGCCTACCGCTCTGTCGATGGCCAACAAAACGGTTATGTGATGGCCGCTGACTTTAACCGTGACGGTGCCATTAACCTGCAGGATTTGACCCTGCTGGGTGCCAACTTTGGTAAACAAGGACCACAAAGCTGGTAACAAAAACGACAGGGGAGGGTCTTACACTAACCCCTGTCTTGAATTTCAAGGAACCAAAAAATGAAATATATGCTGTACATTGCCACATTACTGGCAAGCCTTAGCACGTTTGCAGAGCAAGGGCGAATTTACCTCGAAACTCCTAACCCGCAAATAAAGACCGGCAGTGAATTTTATGTCGATGTGATGGTGGCAGAGCTGCCTGATGTGTACGGCACGCAGCTTACCCTGAACTATGACAGTCAATCCATCACCTTCATAGATCAGGACACCAAAACCAGAGGGGCTCAGCTAGAGCATGGTAATTTTCTTAACACCAGAAATCTGTATGTATTGCGAAATCAAGCGAATACGCAACACGGAACAATACAATATATTGTGAGCCAGGTTGCACCGGTAAAAAGCGCATCCGGAGATGGCCGCCTCGCCAGACTATATTTTACGGCACCAGATAACGCAGCCATAAATACTATCTCAATTGAAGTTGCTGAGTTTGGCACTCGTAATGGAGAAAAATACACGTACAAAGCAAACACGCCTCTGAGCTTACAGTTCGATAGTGGCTATCAAGTTCAGGCTAGCCCGGGTATTAGCATAAAGACCTGGATAATAAGCTTGGCCATTGTACTGTCATTGATTGCGCTAACAGTATTCTTCCTGAGGTCACGGGCATTAAAATTAAAGATGAAAAACATCACTGCAAGCCAGGCACTCCAGTAAAATCACATGCCCCCGCACGGGGGCTAGCTCAAATCGTAATATTCACGTTTCCAGGCCCGCATTTATTCAGTTTCTTGACGTATCCGCACGAAAAACTAACTTAATGTACGCGTTAAAATCGTATCACACAGTATGCAAGACTGAACTATCACCATTTGCACCTACCCAATTAAAAGGCACTACTCCCTTTTCATTAAATTTATGATCAATTATCCTAGCCGGGTGCATACGAACTTGACCCAAAAAACGGGACAAACATAATAATGTAAGGAAATAGTACTATGACACTTTTAAATACCCGCTCAAATACGACTCCCCCCACTAAATCAATCAAAAAGTTTGCCCGCAATGCAGTCATGCTCAGCTTACTGGGCCTGCCGTTACTCAGTAACGCGCAAGCACCTGTACAAGTTGGAGACCCATTTGTTGTCAACAATTGGAAGGATCAAACACAATACTTCCATGAGACCGCCGTACTGAAAGACGGCAGTTATGTCGCGATTTGGACAGGCAAAGACCCAATGTTTGGACAGGACCCGGTGTTCGCTCAACGCTTTAATGCAGATGGCACACTGGCTGGCGGAGAAACTTATTTGAGTTACTCACCCACGCATCGCCACAACTCTGCTGCTATCAGCCCACTCAATGACGGCGGCTATGCGACCGCCTGGTCGCGTTATAAAGACAATTCAACTGATTTAGTTGTCCGCACCTTTGATGCGGACGGCACCCCCAGGATCGACGAATTAGTGATAAAATCTGTCCAGAGGGACTTACTTAGCAGTCCGACAGTCACCACACTTAGTAACGGCGAATTTGTTGTAGCCTGGTCCCACTCCAATCCGATCGCTGCCGATGGTGATATCTATGCACAACGCTTTCTCGCCAATGGTACACCAGCCAGTGACCCACTTATCGTCACAAGTACCGTTGAGCATAACCAACAACATGTCTCGCTGACCGCATTAAGCGATGGCAAATTTATGGCCTCCTGGCATGGTAAAGGAATTGGCGATGACCACGGTGTTTATATTCGTACATTCGCAGCGGATGGCACACCACTCACTGATGAAACCTTGGTCAATGAAAACAGCTATGGTCAGCAGCAAAACGCTGCAATCGATACGCTGCCAGATGGTAGCGTTGTCGTGACCTGGGTAAGCTTAACAGCTGACAGCACAGACATTATGGTCAAACGTATGAATGCTAATGGTACTCCGGCTGGACAACAAACTTTGGTAGATCAATCGACAGTTAACCTGTTCACCATCCCTTCTGTAGCTGCTCTGAGCGATGGCCGCTATGTGCTGTCCTGGCAGGGAGAAGACGACATTGCCAGCCCCGCTTATCTATATACCCGAGCGTATAACGCCAATGACACCGCAACCGGTGACAAAGTGACAATATCGAGTTTGCACTATGCTGGTGTACAAAATCAGGTAACCGCACTATCTGATCAAGACTATATTATCCACTGGTCAGATGAAAATGTATTTACTAGCATGGACGTATTCGGCCAGCACATGACACTAAATGGTGGGCCTGCAACTGCACTGACACTGGAATTACCGCAAACCACAGTCCTTGAGGGGGATACAATTACCCTGCCACTCACTGTATCAGGCAGCGATATCTATGGCATTGATGCGTCAGTCCGTGTCAGTGCGATGTTCGATATGGCCCGTATCACCGGCGGTGAATATGGCGAGTTTTTACCATCTGATGAACGCCTGTCAGTACCCATGGGGATCAGTGACAAACAGTGGGACGGTGCATTGGCTTTAATGGCCCCCGCCACAGCGAAATCAGGTGAAGGTCAGTTTGCCTCTGTCCAGTTACTTGCAGAGCAAGCTGGTATGATTAACCTGGTCGTCAATGCAAAAATGACTGACCAAGAGTCTAACTATTTACTGAACAATGAAGTCTCTTATTCACTGGCCATCGAAGAGTCGGTGACGCTAACAGGCAACGTTGCAAGCCTTGGTGTCACCGGTGATTACAGCAATATCGTACTACGCATCAATGGTCAGCTCGTCACCACTAATCCAGATGGTAGCTTCTCAGTGCGTTCCCCGCTGGGCAACGTAACACTGTCACTTGAGGCACCCGGATACCTGAGTGCAGAAAAGCAACTCAACTTCTCCGCGGGTCAGGAAGATATCGACTTTGGACAGATTGAACTCGTCGGCGGAGACAGCAACGGTGATAACCTCATTGATATTGCTGACTTGACGCAGCTACTGGGTGCTTATCGTACTAAAAAGTCAGACAACAACGGCTACGTCTCTGATGCAGACTTCAACGGAGACAATGAAATCAACATCCAGGACTTGACCTTAATGGGTGCCAACTTTGGCAAACAAGGGCCGCAAAGCTGGTAATACTCTTAAAAAGACCATAGCAATGCTATGGTCTTTGATGCTTATTGGGACAAAAAATGATAAAGAGTTTGATGTTAAGCACCTCATTGCTGCTGAGTTTTGCCTCTTTGGCAACTGAAGGCAAGGTATTTCTTGAAACCTCCAATACACAAATCAAGACAGCCAGCGAGTTCTATATTGATGTGATGGTCAAAGACCTGCCTGCAGTATATGGCGTTCAGCTGTCAGTCACCTATGATCCACAGACGCTAACGCTCATTGACCAAGATCCTAAAGCCACTGGAGCACAGCTTGAGCATGGCGATTTTCTGGATACCAAGCGATTGTATACTTTGCGCAACCAGGCAACCCCTAAATCGAGAGAAGTACAGTATATCGTCAGCCAGGTGGCCCCCGCTGAAAGTGCGTCAGGAGATGGCCGACCGGCCAGGCTTTATTTTTCAGCGCCGGAGGGTGCAACTACCACAGATATTTCAATCAAGCGTGTCGAATTTGGCACCCGAAATGGTGAAAAGTACCTATATCACGCACATAAGCTACTCAACCTAAGTTTCAATGCACGGTACCAGGAACAAGAAAAGCCCAGCTCTGGCACGCCAGCCTGGCTACTGATGCTATTGGCTTTGCTGTCTGTCAGCATCATTGCGATGCTTTTCTGGCGCAAGATGAATTCACGAGGAAGAACTGAGCAGAGCGCGTAAACAACACCGCTGAAAATACGTTATACACTCATCTGTGCTTGTATTGCGTCGGACAATACCCTCTCGATACAGTGGCTGGTCGTAGCTTACTGTGCTTGGTTACTCGTGCACTGACACGCTGACGCCATAACCGAAAACTGGCAGGCTTTAGGTTATGGCGCATTAACCGGACAAGTGCTGATTCACTTAATCCAAATTGGTGTTCAATTGCTTCAAACGGCGTTCTGTCCTCCCAGGCCATCTCGATGACTCGGGATAGGTCATGGCTACTTAATTGCATTGTTTTTTCCTAGTGTATTATCTCCTGTTGTCTCGCTTGAGTAATACGTACTACAGAGCACCGCGGTTTAATTAAGCCCGCTTTTTTGCAACGGTCTGGATTAAGATTCTGGTTCTTTTGCACCGCGGCCAATCAATGTAAGCACTCACCATCAATCAATTTCATATTACCAAAGTAACTTAGGCATGGGCTCTTTTCACCTTGCGTAAAGGCCGCGAAGCTTTGCTTCGGTCTTGAACAAGCGAAGAATGGTCACACGTCCATGTGGGGGGCTTCCGGCTCGACATCCATGTCTCGCGTTCACAAAAAAAGAGATACTTAATCTCTGGTACGAGCGGGCACACGTCCGTGTAGAGGGCTTCCGGCTCGACGTCCATGTCTCGCGTTCGCAAAAGAAGATCTGGTACGAGTGGACACACGTCCGTGTGGAGGGCTTCCGGCTCGACGTCCATGTCTCGCGTTCGCAAAAAAAGAGATACTTAATCTCTGGTACGAGCGGGGACACTTCCATGTGAAGGGCTTCCGGCTCACCCGTCCATGGGTGAGCGTTCAGCAAGCTGCGAAGCTTTGCTTCGGTCTTGCTGAACCCAAACATCTTCGTGGAGGGTGCCTTGATAGCTGACTTTGGTCGGGTCGAAGTGGATTTTTTCGGTCGATTTTTTCTGGCTTTGGTAGTCTTTCGTCAAATTCATGATGGTTGGCGTGAGCTGCACAATGGCGTAGATGTTCACCAGTGTCATCAAACCCAATGCCATGTCTGCAAGGCTCCAGACTTGCTGTAAAGTGGCACTGGCGCCCCACAACACCATCGCCAAATATACGGCAGTGTAACCCAGCCGCCCGGCTTTATTATCGAGTTTGAATAAGTGTAAATTGCTCTCCGCGTAGGCGTAATTGGCCACGACAGAGGTAAAAGCGAATAAGGTAATGGCGGCAGCAATCAGGTAATCACCTATTTCACCAAAGTGTGCTTGCATCGCATTTTGAGTCAGGCTGATACCTGCCATTTCTCCACTAACAGATACACCAGACAATAACACCACCACAGCGGTACAGCTACATAACACCAGGGTATCAATAAAGACCCCCAACATTTGCACATAGCCTTGCGCAACCGGGTGATTGGGCACAGGCGTTGCCCCAGCTGCGGCATGAGGCACACTACCAGCTCCCGCTTCGTTGGAATACAGCCCTCGCTGAATACCATTTTTAATCGCAGCGCCCAAAGCGCCAGCCCCCGCTTCGGTCAGACCAAATGCCGACTGAAAAATATCCAGCAACATGGCAGGCACCTGAGCAATATTGATGAGCAAAATGAGTAAAGCCGTTGCAACAAACGCCAGGCCCATAAAGGGCACAATCAACTCAGCGAAACGGGCAATGCTGCGCAGGCCGCCATAGACAATCGAGCCAGCCAGTACTGCAATCACCAACCCAGTGTATAAAGGATTAATAGAAAATGTTTTATTGAGCGCTTCAGCAATGGTATTGGCTTGCATGGCGCTAAAACTAAAGCCATAACCCAGGAATAAACACAGGGCGAATACCACTGCCAGCTTAGGTTTTCCAAGCCCGGCCCGAATATAATAGGCAGGACCACCACGAAACTCTCGATGCTCATCGCGGACTTTATAAAGCTGGCCCAGCACACTCTCCGCAAATCCGGTCGCCATGCCAAGCAGGGCTATAACCCACATCCAGAATACCGCGCCGCTGCCACCCAGAGAAATGGCCATCGCAACCCCGGCCAGATTACCAGTGCCGACCCGGGCAGACAGGCCGGTACACAAGGCAGCAAAGGAACTGATCCCAGAGCTGTCACCACTCATGCTGCCCTTCATCACACTGAACATATGGCCAAAGTGGCGAAACTGGACCCACTTCAATTTCCAAGTAAACCAACATCCGGCGATCAGTAACAGATAAATGAGTATCTGGCCCTGCCCCCACAGAAGATTATTAATTGGGTCAACGATAAATGCCATCATACTCACCTGCCTGTTGTTATTGTTTTGTAGTGCTTATTTGTTCTAACGCCGGGATAAATGCACACCGGCCAGCATGCAACGTACCGAGCCTCCGGCCAGTTCAATGGCAGACACGTCCAGCGGTAATAAGGTAACGCATGATTCGAGCACCGCAATTTGCTCGGCTGTCAGCGCATCATACGCGGTTTGTGACAGCGCCAGTATGCGCCCGTTGTCTCCGCTTAACTCCAGCGCATTGCCACAAAACGCATTGATCTGCGCCTCACTCAACTCTATCAGCTTTTTGCCGACAAGCTGCAACCTGTGTTTAATTTCTGCACGCCGTTCAGGCTCAACTATCATCTCAAAGCCGCCCAGTGCGTAGTCGCTTCCCACGCACAACAGCACGTTAGTATGATAGACAGGCACTCCCTCTTCACTGAGCGCATCAAACACCATAGGCTCAAAGTTGAAATGACTACAAAAGCGTTCCAGCACATGCGAATCGGTGCGTTTTGAGCGCGCCGTATAAGCAACCCGTTCAATGTGATCCAGCACCATGGCACCGGTGCCTTCCAGAAACAAACCGTCATATTCCAGGCCAGAATAATCAATCACATCCTGCACCCGGTATTCGCGCTTCAATAGCTCAATAATGTCTGTGCGTCGCTCACGACGACGGTTTTTGGCATACATGGGATAAATGGCGATTTGCCCTCCCGCATGGGTTGAAAACCAGTTATTGGGAAACACTGAATCAGGCGTATCAGTACCCAAATCTTCAAACAAGTGCACCCGCACACCCGCTTGTTCGAGCTGTTCAGCCACCCGAGATACCTGCTCGTAAGCCAGCTGGCTGATACCACCGTCAAACTGCTGAGCCTGAGATTGAAAACTGTTATCGGCCCGGGTTTCTTCATTGGGCGAAAAGCAATGT contains:
- a CDS encoding cohesin domain-containing protein — protein: MKYMLYIATLLASLSTFAEQGRIYLETPNPQIKTGSEFYVDVMVAELPDVYGTQLTLNYDSQSITFIDQDTKTRGAQLEHGNFLNTRNLYVLRNQANTQHGTIQYIVSQVAPVKSASGDGRLARLYFTAPDNAAINTISIEVAEFGTRNGEKYTYKANTPLSLQFDSGYQVQASPGISIKTWIISLAIVLSLIALTVFFLRSRALKLKMKNITASQALQ
- a CDS encoding cohesin domain-containing protein, which codes for MIKSLMLSTSLLLSFASLATEGKVFLETSNTQIKTASEFYIDVMVKDLPAVYGVQLSVTYDPQTLTLIDQDPKATGAQLEHGDFLDTKRLYTLRNQATPKSREVQYIVSQVAPAESASGDGRPARLYFSAPEGATTTDISIKRVEFGTRNGEKYLYHAHKLLNLSFNARYQEQEKPSSGTPAWLLMLLALLSVSIIAMLFWRKMNSRGRTEQSA
- a CDS encoding TIGR03643 family protein — protein: MQLSSHDLSRVIEMAWEDRTPFEAIEHQFGLSESALVRLMRHNLKPASFRLWRQRVSARVTKHSKLRPATVSRGYCPTQYKHR
- a CDS encoding alanine/glycine:cation symporter family protein, which codes for MMAFIVDPINNLLWGQGQILIYLLLIAGCWFTWKLKWVQFRHFGHMFSVMKGSMSGDSSGISSFAALCTGLSARVGTGNLAGVAMAISLGGSGAVFWMWVIALLGMATGFAESVLGQLYKVRDEHREFRGGPAYYIRAGLGKPKLAVVFALCLFLGYGFSFSAMQANTIAEALNKTFSINPLYTGLVIAVLAGSIVYGGLRSIARFAELIVPFMGLAFVATALLILLINIAQVPAMLLDIFQSAFGLTEAGAGALGAAIKNGIQRGLYSNEAGAGSVPHAAAGATPVPNHPVAQGYVQMLGVFIDTLVLCSCTAVVVLLSGVSVSGEMAGISLTQNAMQAHFGEIGDYLIAAAITLFAFTSVVANYAYAESNLHLFKLDNKAGRLGYTAVYLAMVLWGASATLQQVWSLADMALGLMTLVNIYAIVQLTPTIMNLTKDYQSQKKSTEKIHFDPTKVSYQGTLHEDVWVQQDRSKASQLAERSPMDG
- the ctlX gene encoding citrulline utilization hydrolase CtlX, which codes for MFPQAPSAVVMIRPHCFSPNEETRADNSFQSQAQQFDGGISQLAYEQVSRVAEQLEQAGVRVHLFEDLGTDTPDSVFPNNWFSTHAGGQIAIYPMYAKNRRRERRTDIIELLKREYRVQDVIDYSGLEYDGLFLEGTGAMVLDHIERVAYTARSKRTDSHVLERFCSHFNFEPMVFDALSEEGVPVYHTNVLLCVGSDYALGGFEMIVEPERRAEIKHRLQLVGKKLIELSEAQINAFCGNALELSGDNGRILALSQTAYDALTAEQIAVLESCVTLLPLDVSAIELAGGSVRCMLAGVHLSRR